The Apodemus sylvaticus chromosome 4, mApoSyl1.1, whole genome shotgun sequence nucleotide sequence GATCCAGTCATTATGGGGTAACATCAatgatttatataaaatgtaaaaaagcaTTTTTGTGATTCATTTCACCTCTATATAGTCTTACACTTAATTTGTGCGGTTTGttcaaatagtttttttttttttccttatgaaaTCATGTAAGTAGGAACCATCTGGAAAGGTTACTGTAGAAACGGCAGGgcctgtggtgggggtggggctagagaGCAAAAGATGCCATGACAACCTTTTTCGGGTTTCCCAGGAAACACGGGTTGCTATGGGAACTGCATCAGTCAGGTCCGAATTAGTAACTTCCGCTGGAAGGGGTGTCTGCCACTTTAATCTTCCTGTGATACTGCAGAAGCTGATCTCTCGGATGCATCAGGAATTTCTGTTTTTTCTCCAGGCAGCACTGAAAATGAGTTTCTAGACTTTCATAGATATTGGCTGGGGCATGAACTCACAACTTCATTGGAATCTGTGtctaatgttttcaaaatactttgCAAACTTCGAAGAGTTTATGGTTAGATCTGGACATTTAGGGCATTTCCCTTTTGGTTCACAGTTATGGTGAACCTGAAATTCTTAGAGGAGAGATTCAAACTGAAAGACCagtcaaaaacaaaatatatttatagtgGGGCTTACACGTCAACGCTCTAGTTAGACCTTCAACCcacatatccagaggttaggtagTTACACCAACTAGTCCAGAAATAACACTGAAAAGTCCACCAAACAGGAGCTTCATTTAGGTTCCACCTCCTTTACTTAGTAAAGAAACAACTATCTTTTGATTTTGAGGTTAAACAGTTACTCTGACTCTATAGTTTCATTTCCTCTCAGGATGTAGCTTTAGGGCTAGCACAAGAAACCAAGCTTAATGTAAGTTTGTTGGTCACAAAATTAAGaggcagggagaaagaaaaaaagagctgaGAGAATGCAGCCCACTTGCAAAAACAGGCACCTGTTTCAGTATGAAGCAGTAGGGAGAGGAGAATGAAGTGTGCTTTTCCACTTCTTCATGTACGTTCCTTGATGAATGGTCtggaaatgtataaataaagGGCATACACAGACCAAGGGGGCATTGTTCCACACAATACTGGGCACGGAATGGCAATCGTATCATATATTAGACATCAGTGAATATCTTTTTGATGTTGACACAGGAGTTGGGATTATTGTTCGTGGTGCAAGTGGCAGTGGAGTTGCCCGTTTTGAAAGGGGTCTGTGGGAAGGCGCTGTGGTTCACACCCCCCTCTTCGATCACCATATACTCCGACTTACTCAGAGTGGAGTTACTCCGGGCTTTTCGGAGCTCCTCGGCTGAAGAGGAGAGGTGCTGGCAACTTCCCACGTGCATGTACTGGGCTTGCTCTTCCCCTTCTGTCTCCCGGTGGTAGAAGTAGTTGAAGTTGGAAACAATCACAGGAACCGGCAATGCAATGGTCAAGACCCCTGCGATGGCACAAAGAGAGCCCACAATCTTGCCTCCTATGGTCACTGGGTGCATATCACCATAACCAACGGTTGTCATGGTTACCACTGCCCACCAGAAGGCATCCGGGATACTGTTAAAACCTGAAGAAGGGTCGTCTGCCTCAGCAAAGTAGACTGCACTGGAGAAAAGGATGACCCCgataaagaggaagaagatgagaagCCCCAGCTCCCGCATGGAAGCCTTCAGTGTCTGTCCCAGGATCTGCAGCCCCTTAGAATGGCGGGAGAGCTTGAAGATGCGGAAGACCCTCACTAGGCGGATGACCCTCAGGATGGCCAGCGACATGGCCTGCTGCCCATTACCCTGTCGCTCAGCCAGCTCGGTGCCCAGAGTGATAAAATAAGGGATGATGGCCACAATGTCTATCAGGTTCATGATATTTCTGGAGAAGGTGGCTTTACTGGGGCAAGCAAAGAACCGTACCAGCAGCTCAAAGGAGAACCAGATAATGCACAGGGTCTCCACCACGAAGAAGGGGTCTGAGAAGCTGGAGGCTCCAGACGGGGTCCCCGTACTGTTGTTGGCAGCCTCAAACACGTCCTGCGACGGGGAGGAGGGATAGTCTTTCTCATCGCGAAACTCGGGTAGCGTCTCCAAGCAGAAGATGACAATGGAGATGAGAATGACCAGCACTGACACGATGGCAATGCCCCGGGCCGGCCCGGAGCTCTCGGGGTATTCGAAGAGCAGCCACACCTGGCGCTGGAAGTCACGGCGGGGCAGGGGTCGCTCCTCCTCCCGCAGGAAGCCCTCATCCTCACGGAACTTTTCCATGGCCTCCTCACCCAGCTGGTAGAAGCGGATCTCTTCGGAGAAGATGTCGATGGGCACGTTGACCGGCCGGCGGATGCGGCCCCCGGACTGGTAGTAGTAGAGGATGGCGTCGAAGCTGGGTCGGTTGCGGTCGAAGAAGTACTCATTGCGGAGCGGGTCGAAGTACCGCATGCGCCGCTTGGGGTCGCCCAGCAGCGTCTcggggaactggcagagggtcTTGAGCTGCGTCTCGAAGCGCAGCCCGGAGATGTTGATGACCACACGCTCCCCGCAGCATTCCTGCTCGCCCGCGGCGGGCAGCGCGGGCGGCAGTGGCTCGTAGCGGTCGCAGCCGCCTCCACCGCCACTGCCACAGCCTCCCTGAGGCGGGTCCCCGCCGCCGCCTCCCGCCGCCTCTGGCTCCAGCAGGTGGTCCCCGGGCACCACGGTCATGTCTGGCGGCAGCTCGGCGTGGCCGGGGCTCTGCAGGATGCGCGCGTCGCCGCCCGCGGGGTCCAGCGCAGGGTGGGCGCGGTAGCGGGTGGAGGGCTGCGGCGGCCGAGCGCGGGAGGCGGCGGCGCTCTCCAATCCTTCTGGCGGCGGCTGGCCCGGAGTCGCTCCTCCTGGAGCTCCCCGCCCCACCGCCGCCTCTGCCCCACGAGCCGGGCCCCGCCGCCTGTTGCTGCGGCTGCCGCGAGGCTCTGTCTGGGGCTGGCGCGGCCCGCGGGGCTGCACTGTCCAGacgcctcctcctccctcctccgcACCCCTCCCCGCGGGGCGCGCGCCCGCCTCTCCGCCGCCGCCCCCGGGTTTCCCGCCCACCGTGCGCGCGCGCTCCGCTTCCCGCTTGCCACCCTTGTTCCTCGCCCTTCTTTGTCATTGGATCGCCTCCAACTTGCACCCCACTCCCCAGACCCTGCACATCCCCTACCCAGCCAGACTGGCCCTGGAGGAGCCTGTCCGCCTGACCTCGTTCCCGGGCTCCGTTTGCTTGCTCTCTCCTGGTCAGCGCGCGTTCCCTTCCCGCGCGTGGTCGAGTCCTAATCTCAGGGCTGTTAGACCCACGCAAGGACCACACCTCGCGGCCCTCGAAGGCAGGCCTCCTGGCCCTTAAGGCTTTCCCTGGGCGGCAGGAAGGGCAAGTTCCTCTAGAGTAGGTAACAAAAGTCCCAAGCAAAGGAGGCATGAGAGCCAGGAGGGGCCAGGCCTCCTGAGGGGCCAGGCCTCCTGACCCTGAATGTCTTGGGAGGAGGGGCTGCAGGCTAAGTTGTCTGGGCTAGTGCAGGATAGGATAGTCTAGGGCCAGCATCCCGATTTAGGGGGGTAGAATAATGCTAAAACCTGGGTGTAGGTGCTGTAAACGATATTTTTGGACTGGAAGCACAACTGAGTTAATGGGTAACATAGGGTCTGAAGTCTTTCCAGCAGTCGAAAAGGAGGGCCCTTAAAGGCATTCAGAGACCTCATTTTTATAATGGCTAGTTCAGTGTGGGCAGAATCTGAAGCAAGTTTCTGGTTGGGATTTGTGAAGGCAGTGGGGAAAATGAGAGGGGGAATGGCAAAGAGAATTCAGCACACCTTACTGTGTGATGAACAGGCCTGATACCTAGAGTTTACTTAACACAATGATACCTGCTCTTGTGGTAGGGAACTTGAGAACCTGTGTTTTAGCTGTTCATGCTGGAAAGCCTTCATTTTGCAAATTTTGCCTCTCTTGTTTGATATGGGCCTACAGAAAACGTTATCCCCTGTAAACTGTTTCTCCAAATTGTGCTGGCTGCTTTAAACATAATTTCTGTTTCTAGACATTTAGCTTCCCCAAGTGTAAGTACCAGACTTACAAAATTCCGTTCCCCAGCCCTGAATCATTACAATCGCTTGCAAAAGAGGAATTATTGTCTAGACATACACTCATTCCCTGAAGTGAGCTGAAAATTCAACTTGATGTAAGAGTGATTTGTAGTCATTCTTTCCCACCACCTCTCCCAACCAGTAAACTCTTTATTATAAAGAGGGCTtgcccaagttctcctgttggcGACTATCAGAGCACCTTGGAAATCAAGGGAACTCAGCATTTGTTTGATGTATTGGATTCTGCAACAAGTGATGCTTTGTATTAAATCTATCTGCTCTGGGAAGATATTTCTCCTTTTGGGTTCAGGACCCTATTGTGATTCTTGGGATGACGAGTGGGAAGCTGAGCCAGCAGTACAGTCACCCTGCAGGCTTCTATAGCAGCTTAACAAGCaccagggttttttctttttgtttttttggtttttttttttgtttttgtttttgttttttgttttttgtttttgttttttgttttttttttgctgttccTTCATGTTCTGTTTTACAATCTTCCCAGTGCTGGGCACTGAAGAGAGTAGCATCTGTTGTCAGATGAAAAACCTGGGGTGACTGTATAGATCCCTCTTAAACACACAATTTCAGAGCAATCTGTTGTGTGATGGTCAGCTCATTATTTTAAGCAGTGATTAGAGGAGCAGTTGAGATATTTATGTATGCAAATCTAAGAATGAGAAGGACGGAGTGTCGCAAGGACAGATCACTGAGAGGCAAAGACCCTATTTTTAAAGACTAAATGGTTCGCACACTTCTCTGTCTGACTTGGAAGGTGATTTATTCTTCCTTTTGCAGGAATTAATGTACTGAAATTAATATTAATCAAAGGCAAAGAAGACGAGATGGTCCTGTGATGGATGGTCACACGTTTCTCCCTGCTGTGAAGCAGCTCTCCCTCAGAATGCCTATTCCCAGtcctttcatccatttgccttgtCTGGGAGACCTTGATGGCCTTATTAGGACAGCACTTATTTTAGAGTTGAGACCTAGAGAAGTTTAGCAGTTTGCTTAGCTCGCATAGCTGGTTAGGGATAGGGCTGGTCCTAAAAGCTTGGATCATTCCCAAATCCAGTGTTTGCAGTATTATATTACACTGGAAACAGTCATGCTGATCACCGTGAGCACTTGATAAATACTGGATTTCTAAGAGCAGCCTATTCGCCTGACTGCTGACTGTTCTCTTTCAATTCATATTTATTTGAACTGAAAACCACAGCCTTTTGATGGCTACTCGGCTGCCTATAGGAAATGAGCTGGTGGGTGCGTTCCAGCCCTGTTGGACAGCAGAACCCCTTGCAACAAATCAACATCTAAAGTGGCATTTCAGGGGGAACACATAGCATTTATTTAGTACCCCCAGGGGAGTAGCTCAAAGTGATTTGATAATGTCTCATTAATCCTCATGACACCCCTGTgagataataataatattattattataatgttTAAGTATAGAACTGTGGCAAAGCAAACAGCTTCTCAGAGCCTGTGCAGGATTGCTTTGCATTTCAGCCCCCAATTTTCAAGTCTAAGTAAAACCATCATGTTTGCAAGCAGCAAGTGAATCTTGGCATTTGGCCTTTCTATTCGCTCTACATATAGATTTGGCTTCTGACTGACCGTCGCAGGAATAGAAATAACTCTGCATTTGCTCGCCAGATGGGAAGCAACATCTGGGAGTAGCTCTGAAGTATTTGAGGATGTGAAAGGATTAGGAACTATTCTAACCCACATTTATAGATACAAGAATGGAGAAAGAACATTTACCCACAATCTAGGTGTTGTGCCTTACTAAGTTTGAATATATAGACCATGCCCTTATTGAGAATTCAGCTTACATAGAATTCAGAAGAAATACTTTAAGTCTGTGCCTTTAGTTAACAATACAAGAGTTCAAGGCTTTTAGTTAACAATACAGGAAAGTAGTACAGAAATAGCATAAGGTAACCTGTAGCCATTCGGCCCATTGAAGCCAGGCAGGGCCATGGTGATTCTGAATCATGCCAAATTAATTTCTATCTCAGCATTCATACTTTCTCTTCACTATCCCTCAAATGCTTTCTCTAGATTTTCACATGGCTTGCTCCATAACAttagttcttcatgtaaaaagtAGACGATGCCTTCCCTCACCACTGCTGCCTGACTTTAAGTAAATATTCTTTCCCCCCTTCCAGCTGTGCTCTGTTAATctgcttccccctcctccttggATTAATTTACTGAAATtatattctgtgtttttatttacatgtattagTTATATACAATAGATTTCATTGTAATTTTATATAGTAcatgttgtattttaaaaatcatagtcATTCTCTTACCCTATCTTCTCAACCCCTAAAGatttccttcctcttccatttAGTCTCCTTTTCAGGTtcatgggtctctctctctctctctctctctctctctctctctctgatttttatGGGTAATTATGCATGATTGTGGATTCTCCATCAGTGGTGACACTACTGAAGATGAGGTTTCTTTCCCAGTGTCCATTATCGGGGAGAGAGAAGCGAGACCTtatgaacctcctgcctctagctACCATTATCTTAGCTAAGGATCTAGCATGACCTCGGGGAATGGTACGACCTTCagagcctcccccacccccccccgtGATAGGCTGTTGACAAGTCCAGTCCTGTGCAGATAggttttgtgtttatttggttgtttgcttATTGACAACTGTCTCTTGCACAAAGACAGAAACGCCAAAGGCAGGGTTTTGAGTTTTTGCTGTTTGTGTCTCTCAAATCTTGAGCAGTTCTTGGCATGTAGCAAATGCTTAATATATActtaatagaagaaagaaagtttAGGGGTGAGTACACAGGCATGCTGGTGCAGGGGCGAGCAACTCTCGTTAGTGTAGAAGAGTTGTTTTGAATTGGCATCCGTCCAGTTCTGGAAATAGCTAGACCATGCAGATGTGCAaggattctttgttttctttttctttttctttttaattctaccttctttccatttctctacTTTTCCATTTCCCCACCACCCTGAATGAATATATTCTGAATGCCAGAAATGTACTTCAACCCCCCCCCACTTGATTTTCTTCCTGCAGATAAACCCAGGCTTAGTATTTATAGTACCCAACTCATTATCGTTCCTACCCAACGTGcttctcttcctgtttttctttctcagctctggATATGGAGTCATCCCTGCTTCCTTCAAATGCTCCTGTGTCCAGTTTGTTAGCAAGTGCCATTCATGCCCCCTTCAAGTCCCTGTCAACTCCATCCTCACCTCTTCCCCTTTACTACCATGGTCCCGTTTAGGCTGTGTTAATGGTTTCATAAAAGACTTCTGGTTTTGAGTTTCTTTTACGTACTTCATTCTCCAGGATGTAACAGAGTTATTTTTGTAAACCTAGAGTTGGTCTTGTTGTTTTTGGCATTGCTGTGATGCAATCTACTCTTGACCTGTTCTAGCAGCAGCTCTGCACCCTGTCCTGACCTGAACAGACATCACTTACACACAGGCCTCTGCTCATGCTAGCTGCTTACGCTTTAGTTTACTGGGTACTTCTGCTCTTATGCTATTGGTGAATTAAATATTCTAATCCATGCTTACAAGTTACTTCTTTTGAGATCTTTCCACTCCTTGCCTGTCAGCCATTATACCCTTCAGAAAGTACTCTAGAAGAAAACTGTTACATTGAGCAGGCACCAGATAGATATACTAGACTGCCACGGTCCAGTATTCCTATTACGCCATTTCACAGGTAGAGAAACTGAACCCAGGGTGAGAGAGGCACTTGTATAATGCCAAGTATTATAGTGACAAGACACAGGTAGGAAGATGCAGAAACAGCATTCACACTGAGAAGTCTACATCCTCCAAGCCATAGATGTCTGTGTATTCAAATTCATATTTCCACTCTCCATGTTATGTTGTTACAGGAGAAATGCTGTTGAAATAGTACAGCGGCAGAAAAAAATGCTTATGAAGCACCAATTTAAACATGGTAGACTGTGATGAAGGAATTACTGGATTTAACCTCAATGCAAGGATTATAAATGGATCCACCTgaatttgtatgatttttttcaaagaagggCTCTGTGTGTACAGAGGAAGATATTACAAAAATAGATGCAGATCTGGGTCCTGTTTGAGGCCAAGGTGGCTCTTGAGTGTCCCTCAGAATGGCCCAGCAGTCTATAGTTTCACACCGCACAGtgatttttagaaaaacatttctgTTCAGGGAAGATGAAAATCCTGTCAGCAAATATGCCAAGCTGGGAGTTAGGGTCACAGTGTTAGAGCAAGTGCTTTAAGTaagtacaatgcattctctgagCTTCCAGCACATAGGAGAGAATGAGCAGTGCAGGGCCACCTGCATGGCCTTTTCTGATTCTGGCTAATTTATTGAAAAGCAGGCACAGTCACCTCTAATCATAGATGAGATGCAGCTAATGATGAGATAGGCTGTGAAGGCTCCTGGTATGTAGCAATTATTCATTTGCAGATGTGGATCTTCTCAAGGCTCAACACTGAGTAGAAACAATAGAATGGTTTCAGGAGCACCACTGAGCATACATTTTTCTGGCAAGGGGAACATTAAAAACAGTACTATAATGCTGTCACCAGGGTTTTTCTCCAAATGGATTTGACAAAGGATGTTTTAAAGACTTCTAGAGAATTCCTGTAATTTGTGTCCTCATGTGTCTCCTGTGAACTACTCTGGACGAGCTGCAATTTAGCTCTTTATTTCAAGAGCTAAAAGGAATTATTTTAGTCATGCGATTGAGCTGACATTAATGTGAACTATTAAACATAAGTtaacatgaaattgaaaagcttttacAAACACTTCTGAGAACCTGTTGAAACATTATAAAGTCAGGGGCAAATTtgattgagggtttttttttttttttttttttttttttttgtattgctgGTCTGGGAAAGCTGAAACCTATTTATTAAACTACACTTAATCTTACAGTGTTATTACCTTTTCATTGGTTTTGCAGTGGTGTTGACAAAGCAATTCAAGAATAGATCAGTAAGATAGCATTACAATTTTACTGCATTTTCAATGACATAACATTAATGAAAGTCTATAAAAGTCTATAATGAATTATTATCAACTATTATAATGACAAAAAAGAATACATTCCTTTGGGGACTTCATCATGCCCAAGATAACAATGCAATTGATATTATTTGCTTATGAAAGGGTTGCACATAAAGTAGAAGCATGTTATGAAGTTTCCTTCCCCACCAGACTTAGACGCAGCCTTATGCACtgaatatcttcatttccagATTAGGGACATTCAATTCCCTAATTGGGAACATAGGGACATTTGCTCATTCTAAGCAAACTTGTAGGAGATTGTTAGAAAACCTTTCCCTTCCTGCCATCCCTGTTGTGGGTCTTGAACCTTTCTTGTTACTTTAGGCCTAGAGAGTGGGAGGTGGACTCCCTACCATCTATAAAACTTCAAGATGTTCCGAACTCTTCCTGTGCTTTGACCACATTAGAGTGGAGATACCGCCTTAGTTTTGTTACtaattcattttctctatggAGACTGAAGACTCTACCTACCTTtcttgatcttccttccttccttccttccttccttccttccttccttccttccttccttccttccttccttccttccttccttcctccctccctccctccctccctcccttccttcctccctccctcccttccttccttccttccttccttccttccttccttccttccttccttccttccttcctccctccctctcttcctctctctcttcctctctctctctccccctctctccctccctcccctctctccctccctcccctctctccctccctctgtctcttcctctctccccctctttccctccctcccctccctccctccttccctccttccctccctccctccctccctccctccctctctctctccccccaccctctctctcctaTTTTAGCATTTAGTAGGCTCCCCAGGACTGACCCCTTCCATGTGTGACCTCTTCACCTATGCTAGATGGGCTCC carries:
- the Kcna3 gene encoding potassium voltage-gated channel subfamily A member 3; the encoded protein is MTVVPGDHLLEPEAAGGGGGDPPQGGCGSGGGGGCDRYEPLPPALPAAGEQECCGERVVINISGLRFETQLKTLCQFPETLLGDPKRRMRYFDPLRNEYFFDRNRPSFDAILYYYQSGGRIRRPVNVPIDIFSEEIRFYQLGEEAMEKFREDEGFLREEERPLPRRDFQRQVWLLFEYPESSGPARGIAIVSVLVILISIVIFCLETLPEFRDEKDYPSSPSQDVFEAANNSTGTPSGASSFSDPFFVVETLCIIWFSFELLVRFFACPSKATFSRNIMNLIDIVAIIPYFITLGTELAERQGNGQQAMSLAILRVIRLVRVFRIFKLSRHSKGLQILGQTLKASMRELGLLIFFLFIGVILFSSAVYFAEADDPSSGFNSIPDAFWWAVVTMTTVGYGDMHPVTIGGKIVGSLCAIAGVLTIALPVPVIVSNFNYFYHRETEGEEQAQYMHVGSCQHLSSSAEELRKARSNSTLSKSEYMVIEEGGVNHSAFPQTPFKTGNSTATCTTNNNPNSCVNIKKIFTDV